From one Dermacentor andersoni chromosome 1, qqDerAnde1_hic_scaffold, whole genome shotgun sequence genomic stretch:
- the LOC129381822 gene encoding uncharacterized protein, with protein sequence MLRHSPHYAERSLSNVPPEEDVSIPPSPLSSNSPSSPSLVASCISSPAAMLLQEMYSDSPNDFTDEDDLSLPSTSEGAASAAGSSGLSTSQAGAAAPDPGSAKRRAANGRSSRTKRRQSDSFDEAVKDVLGSCSATLLALKKKKEKPAPTDDGDDTANCIAAKLRMLPNKKRCEVTFKIHKLLYEAEMEQYE encoded by the exons ATGCTGAGGCACTCGCCACATTATgcggaaag GTCTTTATCAAATGTGCCCCCAGAAGAGGACGT CTCCATTCCGCCATCTCCACTGTCATCGAACAGCCCTTCCAGTCCGAGTCTGGTGGCCAG CTGTATATCAAGCCCGGCTGCTATGCTTCTTCAAGAAAT GTACTCTGACAGCCCCAATGATTTTACTGATGAAGACGATTTGAG CCTCCCCAGCACATCAGAAGGTGCGGCATCTGCTGCTGGCTCTTCAGG GTTGTCAACTTCACAAGCAGGAGCCGCTGCCCCAGATCCAGG GTCTGCCAAAAGGCGAGCAGCCAATGGACGTTCCTCTAG GACCAAAAGAAGGCAGTCTGACAGCTTCGACGAAGCAGTGAAAGATGTCTTGGGCAGCTGCTCAGCTACGCTGttagcacttaaaaaaaaaaaagaaaagcctgcaCCGACAGATGACGGTGACGATACAGCAAACTGTATAGCTGCTAAGCTGAGGATGCTACCAAATAAAAAAAGATGCGAGGTGACATTCAAGATCCACAAGCTGCTGTATGAAGCCGAAATGGAGCagtatgaataa